The Prunus persica cultivar Lovell chromosome G7, Prunus_persica_NCBIv2, whole genome shotgun sequence genome has a segment encoding these proteins:
- the LOC18769508 gene encoding protein LITTLE ZIPPER 4, translating to MERLNSKLYLQNCYIMKENERLRKKAQLLNQENQALLSELKQKLSKTNSKGNAAANNNIPDLNLSSSSTQNPSSSSN from the coding sequence ATGGAAAGGCTGAACTCAAAGCTGTACTTGCAGAACTGCTACATAATGAAAGAGAATGAGAGGCTGAGGAAGAAAGCACAACTTCTCAACCAGGAGAATCAAGCTCTGCTTTCTGAGCTGAAGCAGAAGCTGTCCAAGACAAACTCAAAAGGCAATGCAGCAGCAAACAACAATATTCCTGACCTCAATCTCAGCTCCAGCTCCACCCAAAATCCTTCTAGTTCCAGCAACTAA
- the LOC18771553 gene encoding probable purple acid phosphatase 20, whose translation MGVVEGRLGGFLIVLTIMGLAFPVFFNALVQGYNRPPPRKNVYVPSDDPGSDSPQQVHISTVGADKMRVSWITESPSSATVEYGTSPGAYEQSATGSTSSYKYLMYESGEIHDVVIGPLKPNTVYYYRCGSNSGPEFSFKTPPASFPITFAVVGDLGQTEWTKSTLDHISKVNYDMFMLPGDLSYADVDQPLWDSFGRLVQPLASQRPWMVTQGNHEIEKIPVLHTHAFTAYNARWHMPYEESGSDSNLYYSFDVAGVHVIMLGSYTDFDPSSAQYQWLQVDLGKVDRGRTPWIVVLIHAPWYNSNKAHQGESESIDMKDAMEDLLYQARVDVVLAGHVHAYERFTRVYKDEANNCGPVHITIGDGGNREGLASKYKNPQPKISVFREASFGHGQLVVANATHAQWTWHRNEDDEAVASDSIWLTSLSSDPACKN comes from the exons ATGGGGGTTGTCGAAGGCCGGCTGGGAGGGTTTCTAATTGTTTTGACAATAATGGGGTTGGCTTTTCCGGTGTTCTTTAATGCACTGGTCCAGGGGTATAACCGTCCACCGCCGCGCAAAAACGTCTATGTCCCTTCTGATGATCCTGGTTCTGATTCTCCACAACAG GTGCATATATCTACAGTAGGTGCAGACAAAATGAGAGTATCCTGGATCACCGAGAGTCCAAGTTCAGCAACGGTGGAATATGGCACATCTCCTGGTGCTTATGAGCAGTCAGCAACTGGGTCGACAAGTTCATACAAGTATTTGATGTACGAGTCTGGGGAAATCCATGACGTGGTCATCGGTCCCTTGAAACCCAACACAGTATACTACTACCGTTGTGGATCCAATTCGGGTCCTGAATTCAGTTTCAAAACCCCTCCTGCATCCTTCCCTATCACATTTGCAGTCGTAG GTGATCTTGGGCAAACTGAATGGACTAAATCAACCCTCGATCACATATCCAAAGTAAACTACGACATGTTTATGCTACCAGGAGACTTATCCTATGCAGACGTGGACCAACCTTTATGGGACTCATTTGGGCGTCTGGTGCAGCCCTTGGCAAGCCAGCGGCCTTGGATGGTGACACAAGGCAATCACGAAATCGAGAAAATCCCTGTCCTGCACACTCATGCCTTCACTGCGTACAATGCAAGGTGGCACATGCCGTACGAAGAGAGTGGTTCGGATTCGAACCTCTACTACTCATTCGATGTTGCTGGAGTTCATGTGATCATGTTGGGGTCGTACACCGATTTTGATCCTAGTTCTGCTCAGTACCAGTGGTTGCAAGTAGATTTGGGGAAGGTGGATAGGGGAAGGACCCCGTGGATCGTTGTGCTTATCCATGCTCCTTGGTACAATTCTAACAAGGCTCACCAGGGTGAATCTGAATCTATTGACATGAAGGACGCCATGGAAGATCTGCTCTATCAAGCTCGTGTCGATGTTGTTTTAGCTGGCCATGTACATGCATATGAGCGTTTT ACCCGCGTTTACAAGGATGAAGCCAATAATTGTGGTCCAGTGCATATTACCATTGGAGATGGTGGCAACCGTGAAGGTCTTGCTAGCAA GTATAAGAATCCGCAACCCAAAATATCGGTTTTCAGGGAGGCCAGCTTTGGGCACGGGCAATTAGTGGTGGCAAATGCAACTCATGCACAGTGGACATGGCATAGgaatgaagatgatgaggcAGTTGCCAGTGACTCCATTTGGCTCACAAGCCTCTCCTCTGATCCTGCctgcaaaaattaa